The following are encoded together in the Pedobacter steynii genome:
- a CDS encoding SpvB/TcaC N-terminal domain-containing protein: MTQLQDKPGISSQNETDVPSRMNTGQTTVANAIQIPKISLPKSGGALKGIDEKFQVNSSNGTASFSIPIPVSPSREGFQPALQLSYNSGIGNSSFGLGWNIDLPAIQRSTERKLPRYRDNDTFIISGAEDLVPILDANRELKVDVYGPYEVRSYRPRIEGLFAKIEQIQHKAESFSFWKVTTKDNTTTFYGTDSNSRIADPAKPERIFKWLPVLSFDDRGNCLTYSYQPEDLSNVPTILSEKNRMNGLVTITNRHLKQVSYGNRSPYYPNALSDPTNADALYSISMPVGGFMFELVFDYGEHTTNQCEASALWKARKDAYSDYRAGFEIRNYRQCERILMFHRFAELGTQPLLVRSLNFGYESPVKGTTQNTELSYLTSIIQTGFNTDGHSNSLPAITFEYEPLQWNTKINDISKEDLIHAPQGIGNNYQWVDFFGEGISGLLTEQAAAWHYKRNLGNGHFSNAAVISPKPSLMGIATGELSIQDLDNNGKKYIVSQSQELKGYFEQTDTDEWLPFKPFPQTPNLNNNDPNVKFLDLNGDGIPELVLSEEQMFIWFPSMGTAGFDSPEFTPKPVDEDKGPAIVFSDPEQCIYLADMNGDGLTDILRIKNESICYWPNLGYGNFGPKVSLDNVKNFDHPDRFNPDYLHLFDVSGTGTTDIIYLGKHRFKAYINLSGNALSDPFEIDPFWDVTHPNQVSVMDLLGKGTGCIVWSSPLPANAGTPMQYIDLVNGRKPHLMIKHRNGMGKETAISYKSSVEYYLEDTKNNKPWATKLPFPVQCVSKVEIVDLTSELRFATKYRYRHGYYDQQEREFRGFGLVEQEDTEEYGYLKKQQAANAPDILFHEAPILSRSWYHTGAFLLEKKILDHFEKDYWYNDPVFAGKQLNEERLPDAEIPEQLSIEELREAYRACKGMLLRQETFALDGSEKEKIPYTVSFSNCHIKLLQEKAGNEHAVFIAHQSESLSYQYERNPEDPRIGHSLNLEIDGFGNVLKSLAVVYGRKDEAATAAVNLMNLSLKTHKDFIKTAQTQTHIIYTETKMTTDALEKHNNKQLIYYRTPASYSVKTHEATGFSKSKTLYQITDFEALLSGNVTLKDNHEQIVAAEGPCLRRLGETAALLLSYDLETPLPLGKHGALGINFESYQLAYTPELLDLRFNTDANGLTLNPKRVDGAMMSNCGYVERAGSWWIRSGTVQFFDRNLGESPETAAQQFYQPISFKDPFNQVTKVSYPANKTFLFTEKTIDEMGNESSITEFDYRVLSARTIKDVNDNISQASFDALGMVSGMALLGKGAQADDLIDFKSDLTAEEISGFFNDPLTTGRQLLKNATSRSIYDYSSFPLKKGNITRETHVRNDDGSLNPEAPLQYAFEYTGGMGNMLLEKVRAEAGKALKIENGTVRSVMADPRWLGNGRTILNNKGNPIKTYEPYFSTTHLYEDETSLRETGVTPVLHYDASGRMLRTDFPDGTISRMEYDSWQQKVFDQNDTVAEADCEWRLKRENPDILFLQQLQEYGGDIDKEKEALTKTMVHANTPAILITDSLGRSFCTIVQNKWEVTETLTPTKTFEEFYVTRMVLDIEGRTHKVIDARDNEVIAYAYNMLGQQVNIQSMDSGNRLMLDNSLGKSAFVWDNRNYRFETVYDLLHRPVMSKVQKEGQTFIFDKITYGSDKLKNENGVPVVHYDTAGVSRKLEIDFKGTVRQSSMQFCAKLEEFPDWDDLSKEVFLSSAKFDALGRAVESRSPHDPSNPLHKPSIVKPVYNEGNLLNQVLLKLKQEPEKAFVTGITHDARGQRSKITYGNETYSQYTYDPATFRLRRLQTKSAAGHLFQDLTYTYDPCGHVIHIEDKAQQSLFFSNAFVQPVNSYRYDASYRLIEARGREHIGQGKAGNSYDRHRMFNDSIPAGNHALRNYAERYQYDAVGNLRELKHTAANGGNWTRQFNNAEHNNRLISTKIGATSEGSNYTYDEHGSILSMPHLTSMSWNFQDQLQRIQIQSGADNDLSDGAFYSYDSSGQRVRKVVTKGDIKEERIYLNGFEIFRKKRGNLVLMERESLHVVDDKSRIALIESLTVTPPESTEDKVRCRYQYSNHLGSAGLELTDEAAPRVISYEEYHPYGTTAYQNLNKDIKAAAKRYRYTGMERDEETGLNYHGARYYAAWLCRWTAADPIGPGDGVNVYIYCRANPAGGNDPSGTQCNGLTSCPDQTLSSKSLELEGKASSTMARQVDELNAENASAMEALRTSPPAAPFDTKKWQADVSQALKKTESPGYKANFSLSLLQSRGIPENRTFWNRGGGGLMMGGTAAVLGIGGIFTGGGTWFLLGAGMLTAGGVATTSVSAVQLGTSYSGKTSYQQDLEVSAATSKTLMLSNPAALLGGSLAMPFYKNPEEGLETGAAAGSMLDFGLSLSTRAAVYAYLKNPVKRFTVSLGVEAPLMPVPIFRSDLEMRARDIQYRLYTSGTLSFTQATRYTSASVIDVGDAWIITHTNKNAWQALNSGQFYLRSYEVVGPAPMKLLGKTVHSEMLGRDYAIAVGYTSGLIGTYPRGCYGCQTVLKETPLFRHLNPRP; the protein is encoded by the coding sequence ATGACGCAGCTTCAGGATAAACCTGGCATCTCCTCTCAAAACGAAACAGATGTCCCCTCCAGGATGAATACCGGTCAGACTACTGTCGCTAATGCAATTCAAATCCCAAAAATCTCACTTCCAAAAAGTGGTGGCGCCCTAAAAGGAATCGACGAGAAATTTCAGGTCAACTCCTCCAATGGAACGGCCTCCTTTTCCATCCCAATTCCTGTTTCTCCTTCTAGAGAAGGATTTCAACCAGCCCTCCAATTGTCTTATAATTCTGGAATAGGCAATAGCTCATTTGGTCTTGGGTGGAACATCGATCTGCCGGCCATTCAGCGAAGTACGGAACGTAAACTACCGCGTTATAGGGACAACGATACTTTTATCATTTCAGGGGCCGAAGACCTGGTGCCAATTTTGGACGCGAATCGTGAGCTAAAAGTCGACGTGTATGGTCCGTACGAAGTCCGTTCCTACCGCCCCCGTATCGAAGGACTTTTTGCAAAGATCGAACAGATTCAACACAAAGCGGAATCCTTTTCTTTCTGGAAAGTGACCACAAAAGACAATACCACCACCTTCTATGGCACAGACAGCAACAGCAGGATTGCAGATCCCGCCAAACCAGAAAGAATTTTTAAATGGCTTCCGGTATTAAGCTTCGACGACAGGGGAAATTGTTTAACCTATAGCTACCAGCCCGAAGACCTGAGCAATGTTCCAACCATTCTTTCGGAGAAAAACCGAATGAATGGCCTCGTTACCATAACCAATAGACATCTTAAACAAGTCAGCTATGGGAATCGTAGCCCTTACTACCCGAATGCGCTGTCTGACCCTACTAATGCGGATGCACTTTACAGTATCAGTATGCCAGTAGGCGGTTTCATGTTTGAACTGGTATTCGACTATGGTGAACATACCACCAACCAATGCGAAGCGTCAGCATTGTGGAAAGCAAGAAAGGACGCTTATTCAGATTACAGAGCTGGATTTGAAATCCGCAACTACAGACAATGTGAGCGAATACTGATGTTTCACAGATTTGCCGAACTCGGCACCCAACCTCTGCTGGTAAGATCGTTAAATTTCGGATATGAAAGCCCGGTTAAAGGAACGACACAAAATACAGAACTGAGCTACCTGACCAGTATTATCCAAACCGGCTTTAACACAGATGGTCATAGCAATTCCCTCCCTGCAATCACCTTTGAATATGAACCGCTGCAATGGAACACAAAGATAAACGACATTAGTAAAGAGGACCTGATCCATGCGCCACAGGGAATTGGGAATAACTACCAGTGGGTGGATTTCTTCGGTGAAGGAATCTCTGGCCTCCTCACGGAACAGGCGGCTGCCTGGCATTACAAACGTAACCTTGGAAATGGCCATTTTTCGAACGCTGCCGTCATTTCCCCGAAGCCATCTCTGATGGGTATCGCAACAGGCGAACTTTCCATTCAGGACCTGGACAACAATGGCAAAAAATATATTGTAAGTCAATCGCAGGAACTCAAAGGCTATTTTGAACAAACAGACACAGACGAATGGCTACCATTTAAGCCTTTTCCTCAAACCCCTAATCTAAATAACAACGATCCGAATGTAAAATTCCTGGATCTCAATGGGGATGGGATCCCGGAACTGGTGCTTTCGGAAGAACAAATGTTTATCTGGTTTCCTTCTATGGGAACCGCAGGCTTTGATAGTCCTGAATTTACCCCCAAACCCGTAGATGAAGATAAAGGACCTGCAATCGTATTTTCAGACCCTGAGCAATGTATTTATTTGGCAGACATGAACGGCGACGGGCTGACAGATATCCTGCGGATCAAAAATGAAAGTATCTGCTATTGGCCGAATCTTGGCTATGGAAACTTTGGCCCGAAAGTGAGTTTGGATAATGTTAAAAATTTTGATCACCCTGACCGCTTCAATCCAGACTACCTCCATCTCTTTGATGTTAGCGGAACAGGAACGACAGACATTATCTATCTTGGAAAACATCGGTTCAAAGCGTATATCAACCTGAGTGGAAATGCATTAAGCGATCCGTTTGAAATTGATCCATTCTGGGATGTGACGCATCCCAATCAAGTGTCGGTAATGGATCTTCTGGGTAAAGGAACTGGCTGTATTGTATGGTCATCTCCCTTACCGGCTAATGCAGGAACACCGATGCAATACATAGACCTGGTGAACGGACGCAAACCACACCTGATGATCAAACATCGGAACGGAATGGGGAAGGAAACCGCGATCAGCTACAAAAGTTCAGTTGAATATTATCTGGAAGACACTAAGAATAATAAACCTTGGGCTACAAAATTGCCCTTCCCGGTACAATGCGTCAGCAAGGTAGAAATAGTTGATCTGACATCAGAACTGAGGTTTGCAACTAAATACCGGTACCGGCATGGTTATTATGACCAACAGGAAAGGGAATTTAGGGGATTCGGTCTGGTGGAACAGGAAGATACGGAAGAGTACGGTTACTTAAAAAAACAACAGGCAGCAAATGCCCCAGATATACTTTTCCATGAAGCTCCAATCCTCAGCAGAAGCTGGTATCATACCGGAGCCTTTTTGTTGGAAAAAAAAATTCTGGATCACTTCGAGAAAGATTATTGGTATAATGATCCCGTTTTCGCAGGTAAACAGTTGAACGAAGAAAGGCTGCCGGACGCAGAAATACCTGAACAGCTGTCGATAGAAGAACTAAGGGAAGCATACCGTGCCTGTAAAGGAATGCTGCTCCGGCAAGAAACTTTTGCTCTGGACGGCTCGGAAAAAGAAAAAATCCCTTACACAGTTTCCTTCAGTAACTGTCACATTAAACTACTGCAGGAGAAAGCAGGTAATGAACATGCCGTTTTTATTGCACATCAAAGTGAATCCCTTTCTTATCAGTATGAACGCAATCCAGAGGACCCGAGAATCGGTCATTCACTCAATTTGGAAATTGATGGTTTTGGAAATGTATTGAAATCCTTAGCGGTGGTTTATGGCAGAAAAGATGAAGCTGCAACGGCGGCAGTCAACCTGATGAATCTCTCGCTAAAAACACACAAGGATTTCATCAAAACCGCGCAAACGCAAACGCATATCATTTACACGGAGACTAAAATGACAACGGATGCGCTGGAAAAGCACAACAACAAACAACTGATATATTACCGGACGCCTGCATCATATTCGGTAAAAACCCATGAGGCGACTGGCTTTAGCAAATCCAAAACGCTGTATCAGATCACTGATTTTGAGGCATTGCTTTCAGGAAATGTAACATTAAAAGACAATCATGAACAAATAGTTGCTGCAGAGGGGCCTTGTCTGCGGCGGCTGGGGGAAACAGCTGCCCTCCTTCTGAGCTATGATCTGGAAACACCTTTACCGTTGGGAAAACACGGTGCACTGGGCATTAACTTTGAATCTTATCAATTGGCGTACACTCCGGAATTATTGGATTTACGCTTTAACACGGATGCTAATGGATTAACACTAAACCCGAAACGGGTTGACGGTGCCATGATGTCGAACTGCGGATATGTCGAAAGGGCCGGAAGCTGGTGGATTCGTTCTGGTACGGTTCAATTCTTTGATCGGAATTTGGGGGAAAGTCCCGAAACTGCTGCGCAGCAATTTTACCAACCGATATCCTTTAAGGACCCGTTTAACCAGGTTACAAAAGTGAGTTATCCAGCCAATAAAACTTTCCTGTTTACAGAAAAGACAATTGATGAGATGGGCAACGAAAGTAGCATCACAGAATTCGATTACCGGGTTTTATCAGCCAGGACGATCAAAGATGTAAACGACAATATCTCCCAGGCAAGCTTTGATGCTTTGGGTATGGTTTCGGGCATGGCATTGTTGGGTAAAGGTGCACAGGCGGATGACCTCATTGACTTCAAATCGGACCTGACCGCAGAAGAAATCAGTGGGTTCTTCAACGATCCTCTGACTACAGGCCGTCAGCTGCTCAAAAATGCGACCTCCCGCAGTATCTATGATTACTCTTCCTTTCCCCTGAAAAAAGGGAATATCACTAGAGAAACACATGTTAGAAACGACGATGGTAGTCTGAATCCTGAAGCGCCGCTACAATATGCTTTTGAGTATACAGGAGGCATGGGTAATATGTTGCTGGAGAAAGTACGGGCAGAAGCCGGAAAAGCATTGAAAATTGAAAATGGTACTGTGCGCAGCGTCATGGCTGATCCAAGATGGCTGGGTAACGGAAGAACCATCCTCAATAATAAAGGAAACCCGATTAAAACGTATGAACCATATTTTTCAACGACTCATTTATATGAAGACGAAACAAGTCTTCGGGAAACGGGCGTAACTCCTGTACTGCATTACGATGCTTCGGGCAGGATGCTGCGTACCGATTTTCCGGATGGAACAATCAGCCGGATGGAATATGACAGCTGGCAGCAGAAAGTATTTGACCAAAATGACACAGTTGCAGAAGCAGATTGCGAATGGCGCCTGAAAAGGGAAAATCCAGACATTCTATTCCTGCAGCAGCTTCAGGAATACGGTGGCGATATAGACAAAGAAAAAGAAGCATTAACAAAAACAATGGTTCATGCCAATACCCCGGCAATACTCATTACCGATAGCCTTGGAAGGTCTTTCTGCACGATAGTTCAGAACAAGTGGGAAGTTACAGAAACACTTACGCCAACCAAAACTTTCGAAGAGTTTTATGTCACCAGGATGGTATTGGACATCGAGGGCCGTACACATAAGGTAATTGATGCAAGAGACAATGAGGTAATTGCTTATGCTTATAATATGCTTGGCCAACAGGTAAATATACAAAGCATGGATTCCGGAAACCGCCTGATGTTGGACAATAGCCTGGGAAAATCGGCTTTTGTATGGGACAACAGAAACTACCGCTTTGAGACCGTTTATGATCTGCTACACCGACCGGTAATGAGTAAGGTGCAAAAAGAAGGTCAAACGTTTATCTTCGACAAGATTACCTATGGCAGTGACAAGCTAAAGAATGAAAATGGGGTCCCTGTTGTTCATTACGATACTGCCGGTGTCTCAAGAAAACTGGAAATTGATTTCAAAGGAACAGTACGGCAAAGCAGCATGCAATTCTGTGCTAAACTGGAAGAGTTTCCGGATTGGGATGATCTGAGCAAGGAAGTGTTCCTGAGCAGCGCAAAATTTGATGCACTGGGACGGGCTGTCGAAAGCCGAAGCCCGCATGACCCAAGCAATCCGCTGCATAAACCTTCGATAGTTAAACCGGTTTATAATGAAGGCAACTTGTTGAATCAGGTGCTACTGAAACTGAAACAAGAGCCTGAAAAAGCTTTTGTGACAGGCATTACACACGATGCTAGAGGACAACGCAGTAAAATCACCTATGGTAATGAAACCTATTCTCAATACACCTATGACCCGGCAACTTTTCGGCTGAGGAGGTTACAAACCAAATCTGCTGCCGGCCATCTTTTCCAGGACCTGACCTATACCTATGATCCTTGTGGTCATGTGATCCATATAGAGGATAAAGCACAGCAATCGCTGTTCTTCAGCAATGCTTTTGTCCAACCGGTAAACAGTTACCGCTACGATGCGAGTTACCGGCTCATTGAGGCTAGAGGCAGGGAGCATATCGGACAAGGAAAAGCTGGAAATTCCTACGATCGGCACCGGATGTTCAATGATTCTATTCCAGCTGGTAATCATGCGTTGAGAAATTATGCTGAACGATATCAATACGACGCGGTAGGTAACCTCAGAGAGCTGAAACATACCGCTGCCAATGGAGGAAACTGGACACGACAGTTCAATAACGCAGAACATAACAACCGTCTGATTTCTACAAAAATCGGGGCAACGTCAGAAGGCAGCAATTATACTTATGATGAACATGGAAGTATCTTGTCTATGCCCCATTTAACGTCCATGAGCTGGAACTTCCAGGACCAGCTACAGCGCATTCAAATTCAGTCCGGAGCAGATAATGACCTTTCTGACGGTGCTTTTTATAGCTATGATTCCAGTGGTCAGCGCGTTCGGAAAGTGGTAACGAAAGGAGATATAAAAGAGGAAAGAATCTACTTGAATGGTTTTGAAATCTTTCGTAAAAAGAGGGGAAATCTGGTTTTAATGGAACGTGAAAGTCTGCATGTTGTAGATGATAAAAGCCGGATTGCGCTGATAGAATCCTTAACCGTTACGCCTCCGGAAAGTACAGAAGACAAAGTGCGTTGCCGGTATCAGTACAGTAATCACCTGGGCTCTGCTGGTCTGGAACTTACAGATGAAGCAGCTCCAAGGGTCATCAGTTATGAGGAGTACCATCCCTATGGAACAACAGCTTATCAAAATCTGAATAAAGACATTAAGGCAGCAGCCAAACGTTACCGGTATACGGGGATGGAACGCGATGAAGAAACCGGACTCAATTACCATGGTGCGCGCTATTATGCAGCCTGGTTATGCCGTTGGACCGCTGCTGATCCTATAGGCCCCGGAGATGGTGTCAATGTGTATATTTATTGCAGGGCAAATCCTGCGGGAGGGAATGATCCATCTGGTACTCAATGCAATGGTCTGACCTCCTGCCCTGACCAGACGCTTTCATCTAAGTCTTTGGAACTTGAAGGGAAGGCTTCGAGCACAATGGCCAGACAGGTGGATGAACTTAACGCCGAAAATGCATCAGCTATGGAAGCGCTCCGAACATCCCCCCCCGCCGCCCCTTTTGACACAAAAAAATGGCAGGCAGACGTCAGTCAGGCCCTCAAAAAAACAGAAAGTCCAGGATACAAAGCCAACTTCAGTCTGTCCTTACTTCAATCCAGAGGAATTCCGGAAAACAGGACCTTCTGGAACCGTGGTGGTGGTGGTTTGATGATGGGTGGAACTGCAGCAGTACTCGGAATTGGTGGGATTTTTACCGGAGGTGGCACATGGTTTCTGCTTGGTGCGGGGATGTTGACGGCCGGCGGAGTGGCCACCACGAGCGTTAGCGCGGTCCAACTAGGCACTTCCTATTCTGGCAAAACATCTTACCAACAGGATCTGGAAGTGAGTGCCGCTACCAGCAAAACATTAATGCTTTCCAATCCGGCAGCACTGTTAGGGGGATCGCTGGCAATGCCATTTTATAAGAATCCCGAAGAAGGCCTGGAAACGGGAGCCGCAGCGGGTAGCATGCTCGACTTCGGCTTATCTTTATCGACCCGGGCTGCAGTCTACGCCTACCTTAAGAATCCGGTTAAACGCTTCACGGTGAGTTTAGGTGTGGAAGCTCCGCTGATGCCGGTACCCATTTTCAGAAGCGACCTAGAAATGCGGGCCAGAGATATTCAATACCGGCTTTATACTTCCGGAACATTGTCTTTCACTCAGGCTACAAGATACACTTCAGCCTCTGTGATCGATGTTGGGGACGCATGGATCATTACACACACGAATAAAAATGCATGGCAAGCGCTAAACTCTGGTCAGTTTTACCTGAGATCTTACGAAGTGGTTGGCCCTGCTCCGATGAAGCTGCTTGGCAAAACAGTGCATTCTGAAATGCTTGGCCGTGACTATGCCATAGCTGTGGGATATACATCGGGATTGATCGGCACTTACCCAAGAGGGTGTTATGGCTGTCAGACTGTGTTAAAAGAAACGCCTTTATTCAGACACCTTAACCCAAGACCATAA
- a CDS encoding DUF4870 domain-containing protein: protein MEPNFNAQSTEDGKTVAVVSYITIIGWLVSYFALHKDKRTELGSYHLRQTLLLFIIGFILQIVQRIFLSVVPSLTINLVFNIAYIGLFILWIIGLIGAIQGVKKEIPLIGKQAQTMFPNI from the coding sequence ATGGAACCTAACTTTAACGCACAATCAACAGAAGACGGAAAAACAGTAGCTGTTGTCAGTTACATCACCATTATCGGCTGGCTCGTTTCCTACTTTGCCTTACACAAAGACAAAAGAACAGAATTGGGTAGTTATCATCTGAGACAAACACTATTGCTGTTTATTATTGGCTTTATCTTACAGATCGTTCAGCGTATTTTCCTTTCTGTAGTACCGTCCCTAACGATAAATCTGGTATTCAATATTGCCTATATCGGCTTGTTTATTTTATGGATCATTGGTTTGATCGGAGCGATTCAGGGAGTTAAAAAAGAGATTCCTTTAATTGGTAAACAAGCGCAAACCATGTTTCCGAATATCTAA
- a CDS encoding AI-2E family transporter encodes MKDMPLTVKRSIELLGIVLVGALLVIGKDIIMPVIMAFFISIVLLPIFRFLRKYKFPEIVAIILPILLVVIFVGGIVWFFSAQIGVLAADFPQIKSNVNSHLKSLSEWFSNISHVSTTEQMKFITEKSDDLLGMAGKAASGAAVTLSSIFVFVGLLPIYIYLMLFYKDILLRFIFMWFKPDHHPKVKEAIYETEAIIKNYLVGLLIQVTYMTILLGGILLLIGIKHALLIGVIFAILNLIPYVGALIGNIIGVLLTLTSSTELWPVITVLGVIAVVQFLDNNILMPKIVGSKVKINALFAILGVIIGGSIAGVSGMFLSMPIIAVLKVIFDRTEMFKQWGVLLGDERPAKSPMTFPSFRKKKAIPTETGVNK; translated from the coding sequence ATGAAAGACATGCCCCTAACCGTAAAAAGATCCATTGAACTCCTCGGAATCGTCCTCGTTGGCGCCCTTTTAGTCATTGGAAAAGACATCATCATGCCTGTAATCATGGCATTCTTCATTAGCATTGTGCTGCTTCCCATTTTCCGTTTTTTACGGAAATATAAGTTCCCTGAAATTGTCGCCATCATCCTGCCCATCCTGTTGGTGGTCATTTTTGTCGGTGGAATAGTCTGGTTCTTCTCAGCACAGATTGGCGTACTCGCCGCAGATTTTCCGCAGATCAAAAGCAATGTAAACTCACACTTAAAATCACTCAGCGAATGGTTCAGCAACATCAGTCATGTTTCTACCACCGAGCAGATGAAATTCATTACCGAGAAAAGTGATGATTTACTGGGAATGGCCGGAAAAGCCGCTAGCGGCGCCGCAGTTACCCTAAGTTCGATCTTTGTTTTTGTAGGATTGCTTCCGATCTACATCTACCTGATGCTCTTTTACAAAGACATCTTACTGCGTTTCATTTTCATGTGGTTTAAACCGGACCACCATCCAAAAGTAAAAGAAGCGATCTACGAAACAGAAGCCATCATCAAAAACTACCTGGTAGGATTACTGATTCAGGTGACTTACATGACCATCCTATTGGGGGGAATCTTATTATTGATCGGTATCAAACATGCATTACTAATCGGTGTCATCTTCGCCATATTGAACCTCATCCCTTATGTAGGTGCCTTAATCGGAAACATCATCGGCGTGTTGTTAACCCTCACCTCTTCTACAGAATTGTGGCCGGTAATCACTGTTTTGGGAGTAATTGCCGTAGTTCAGTTTCTGGACAACAATATCCTGATGCCAAAAATTGTAGGTTCAAAAGTAAAGATCAACGCCTTGTTTGCAATCCTCGGAGTCATAATCGGAGGAAGCATCGCCGGAGTTTCCGGAATGTTTCTTTCTATGCCAATCATTGCAGTATTAAAAGTTATATTTGACAGGACCGAAATGTTCAAGCAGTGGGGTGTGCTTCTGGGTGATGAAAGACCTGCAAAAAGCCCGATGACCTTCCCATCCTTCAGGAAGAAAAAAGCAATTCCTACAGAAACCGGAGTTAACAAATAA
- the mnmE gene encoding tRNA uridine-5-carboxymethylaminomethyl(34) synthesis GTPase MnmE, which translates to MISNETIVALSTPPGAGAIGVIRLSGKDAITITNSVFSGKDLLKQDSHTLHFGLIKDGDMVIDEVVVSLFVAPKSYTKENVVEISCHGSNYIIHQIISLLIRKGASAAKPGEFTLRAFLNGGLDLSQAEAVADLISSDSQAAHSVAMNQLRGGFSTELNLLREQLIHFASMIELELDFSEEDVEFANRDQLQDLINKITLVIHKLIRSFELGNVIKEGINTVIAGRPNAGKSTLLNALLNEDRAIVSEIAGTTRDTIEEVLNINGINFRLIDTAGIREATDTIEAIGVEKTMQKISQSAVLVYLFDVVNLSATEIKEDIVSLYKPGVSFVAVANKIDLSYNDRIKELNLPADINFISISAKENQGIEELKELIYNTAVGDKLSANHTMVTNIRHVEALQRTQTALSSVANGLANPVTSDFLAMDIKQALYYLGEITGAVTTDDLLENIFSKFCIGK; encoded by the coding sequence ATGATCAGTAATGAAACTATAGTTGCCTTATCTACGCCACCGGGAGCCGGTGCAATTGGTGTAATCCGTCTTTCTGGTAAGGATGCAATTACCATCACCAATTCCGTTTTTAGTGGAAAGGATTTACTAAAACAGGATTCTCATACCTTACATTTTGGCCTGATTAAAGATGGGGATATGGTAATTGATGAGGTGGTGGTGAGTTTGTTCGTTGCGCCTAAATCATATACTAAGGAGAATGTGGTAGAGATTTCCTGTCATGGGTCGAATTATATCATTCATCAGATCATTTCTTTACTGATCAGAAAAGGGGCTTCGGCTGCTAAACCTGGAGAGTTTACTTTAAGGGCGTTTTTAAATGGAGGATTGGATCTTTCTCAGGCAGAGGCTGTAGCGGATCTGATTTCTTCGGATTCTCAGGCTGCACATAGTGTGGCGATGAATCAGTTAAGGGGAGGTTTTAGTACCGAGCTGAATTTGTTAAGAGAGCAGCTGATCCACTTTGCTTCCATGATTGAACTGGAACTTGATTTTTCTGAGGAGGATGTGGAGTTTGCAAACCGGGACCAGTTACAGGATCTGATCAACAAGATTACTTTGGTGATCCATAAACTGATCCGTTCTTTTGAATTGGGGAACGTGATTAAGGAAGGGATCAATACGGTAATCGCCGGCAGACCGAATGCAGGTAAATCAACTTTACTGAATGCGCTGTTAAATGAAGACAGGGCGATTGTAAGTGAGATCGCAGGGACTACGAGGGATACGATTGAAGAGGTCTTGAATATCAATGGGATTAATTTCAGGTTGATCGATACCGCAGGGATCAGAGAGGCTACGGATACGATTGAGGCGATAGGAGTAGAGAAAACGATGCAAAAGATTAGTCAGTCTGCGGTGTTGGTGTATTTGTTTGATGTGGTGAACCTTTCTGCTACGGAGATTAAAGAGGATATTGTTAGTTTATATAAACCAGGGGTTTCTTTTGTTGCAGTGGCAAATAAAATAGATCTTTCTTATAATGACAGGATTAAGGAGTTAAACCTTCCTGCTGATATCAATTTTATCTCTATCTCTGCGAAGGAGAATCAGGGGATTGAGGAATTGAAGGAGTTGATATATAATACTGCAGTAGGAGATAAGTTGTCGGCAAATCATACGATGGTTACGAATATCAGACATGTGGAAGCGTTACAAAGGACGCAGACTGCGTTAAGCAGTGTAGCGAATGGATTGGCGAACCCGGTAACATCGGACTTTTTGGCTATGGATATCAAGCAGGCGCTTTATTATCTTGGAGAGATCACAGGGGCTGTTACGACTGATGATTTGCTGGAAAATATTTTTAGCAAGTTTTGCATCGGCAAGTAA
- a CDS encoding helix-turn-helix domain-containing protein, with translation MAKTTVTKYCSMTCNRRAYKLKVKLEKIEKSHQEVKTIKAERFQTTVAHIQVINVLDLLSVKEAGVLLRCSVKSIYKMFADGRLKSIKYSPRKTMVLKSEINKILVPGPVIEMTYQLPPKRFSIKDYYTMEEAMKISGLSNGALYNFVKRHDIKKIQKGKWVYYPKVELNDWFKKEDKL, from the coding sequence ATGGCTAAGACCACGGTGACGAAGTATTGCTCTATGACATGTAATAGAAGAGCATACAAATTAAAAGTTAAACTGGAAAAAATAGAAAAGAGTCATCAGGAGGTTAAAACCATAAAAGCGGAGCGTTTCCAAACCACTGTTGCACATATACAGGTGATTAATGTATTAGATCTTTTAAGTGTAAAAGAGGCCGGTGTATTGCTTCGCTGCTCAGTTAAAAGCATTTATAAAATGTTCGCCGATGGCAGGTTAAAATCAATTAAATATAGTCCAAGAAAAACAATGGTGCTGAAATCAGAGATCAATAAAATCCTGGTTCCAGGTCCTGTTATTGAAATGACCTATCAGCTACCTCCTAAAAGGTTTAGCATTAAAGATTATTATACAATGGAAGAAGCCATGAAAATATCTGGTTTAAGTAATGGCGCTCTCTATAATTTCGTCAAACGGCATGATATAAAGAAAATCCAGAAAGGAAAGTGGGTTTATTACCCAAAAGTTGAATTAAATGATTGGTTTAAAAAGGAGGATAAGTTATGA